The nucleotide sequence TAAGCGAGCCCGGCGCGCAAGCCGCCGGCCTTGGTCAGCACGCGGGCATATTCGTCGAGGTCGCTGTCCGAGAACACCTCGGGATTGGCGCCCTTGCGGCGCAGGAACCAGGCGAGATAGTCGCGTTCGCGGCCCTGGATCAGCATCTCCGGCAGATCCGCAACGACGTGAAACGCGAAGTGCCAGGTGCGCCACGCGCGGTCCGGCGCGTACGGCAGCGCCTCGGGCAAGGTGACGCCGGGAATGCCGGCATCGAGCAGCGCCAGGCTTTGTACGGCATCTCCGAACAGGGCCGCATAGGGATAGGCCACCCACGCGCCGATGTCGTGACCCACGAGATGATGGCTGGTGACGCCGAGTTGGCGCAGCAGGCGATGCACAAACGTGGCGAGCGTCCGGGTGTCATAGCCATCGGCCGGGCGGTCCGAGTCACCCTGCCCCGGGAAATCGACCGCAATGACGCGATGACGCGCACCCAGCAACGGCATGACCTTGCGCCAGGCAAACCAGCTCTGGGGGAAGCCGGCGAGCAGCACCACGACCTCGCCCTCCGGCCGGCCACCGCTGACATAATGCAGCCTGAGGCCATCGACGGTCTCGAAGCGATG is from Bradyrhizobium sp. ORS 285 and encodes:
- a CDS encoding alpha/beta fold hydrolase codes for the protein MSELMNAIPAQHPSRVVAAEPFARVEASLPGFTHRFETVDGLRLHYVSGGRPEGEVVVLLAGFPQSWFAWRKVMPLLGARHRVIAVDFPGQGDSDRPADGYDTRTLATFVHRLLRQLGVTSHHLVGHDIGAWVAYPYAALFGDAVQSLALLDAGIPGVTLPEALPYAPDRAWRTWHFAFHVVADLPEMLIQGRERDYLAWFLRRKGANPEVFSDSDLDEYARVLTKAGGLRAGLAYYRAAELSARQNRELKARGKLKPPVLAVGADQGSIVDMAAPLREVADHVEGLTIASCGHYIPEEQPAVVAEELMGFFSRAGAGSN